A segment of the Streptomyces sp. P9-A2 genome:
CCTTGACGTTCTTCTTCGCGGCGGGGACGACCGGGGTGCGCGGGAAGGAACCGACGTCCACGCGCGGGAACTTCCGCGAGCCGTCGGCGTAGTCGGCGTCGTCGAAGGGCTTCCCGTCCTTCGTCAGGTAGGGGAAGGCGCCCTTGGAGAGGTAGTCGTAGGACTTCTCCTCGTAGTCGACGACGTCGGCGGTGTGGTTGGTGATGACGTCGAAGAAGACCTTCATGCCCTTGTCGTGGGCCTTGTCGATGAGGGTCTCGAGGTCCTTGTTGGTGCCGAAGTGCGGGTCGACCTGGGTGAAGTCGGTGATCCAGTACCCGTGGTAGCCGGCGCTGGCGTCCTCGCCGGTGCCCTGCACGGGCTGGTTCTTGAAGATGGGCGCCATCCAGATGGATGTGGTGCCGAGCCCCTTGATGTAGTCGAGCTTCTGGGTGAGGCCCTTGAGGTCGCCGCCCTGGTAGAAGCCCTTGTCGGTGGGGTCGTACCCGGTGCTGAGCCGCGAACCGGTCAGCCCGCCCCGGTCGTTCTTGGTGTCCCCGTTGGCGAAACGGTCCGGCAGGACGAAGTAGAACTGCTCCCGGGTGAGGTCGTGCCGCGCGGGGGCCTTCGCCAGCGTGGCGTCCGACGGGGGTGCGGGGGGCGGGGCGGCACCGGCCGCCACGGGCGAGAGGAGGGTGGCGGCGAGCGCGGCCGCGGTGACGGCTGCCACTCGGCCGCCGTACACGGTGCGGCGTCTCCCGGACGCCGGCCATCTGGGTGTCACAGGTGTGAACTCCTTGCGATTACGGCACATTTCGGGTCCGACCCCGCACCACGGCACAACCTGTTCCGGCCATGTCACCGGGGTGTCGCGCGACCGTATCGCCGTTGAAAGCTTTACAGCAAGGGTGTTGAAAGTAACGGTAAGGACTTGCATGCGGACGCCGGACGCGCCGCCCTCGTGAAGGGCGGCACGACCGGCGCGCGTTCAGCAGCTCGACTTGCCCGCGTACACCGCGAGGGCCGAGTTCGAGCCCAGGGTGGCGGTGAGCTGGCCCGAACCGTTCACCGTCACCGGTGTGTTGTTCTGGACGTTGCAGTACGTGCCGGAGGGCAGCGAGGTCTGGTAGGTGCGGGTCAGGGAGCCGGACTCGTGGTTGATGGCCACGAAGCCCTTGTTGCCCCGGCCGAAGGCGATGGCGTCGTTCCCGTTGTCCCACCAGTTCGTCACGGCCTGTCCGCGCGTGGTGTTGCGGAAGGCGACCATGGACTTGATCTCCGGCCAGGCGTGCTGGCACTTCCAACCGTTCTGCCAGCAGGCGTTGACCTGACCGCCGCTGGGCGGGCCGGCGTCGTGGTCGGAGAACTCGTACCCCGAGTTGATGTCCGGGGAGCCGTAGGGCCAGGCCAGCATGAAGACGTTGGCCAGGGTGTAGTTGGCGCCGTCCTTGTAGTTCAGCGTGGAGCCGTTGCGCTCGGTGTCGTGGTTGTCGACGAAGACGCCGGAGACGGAGCTGTTCATGTAGCCCCAGCCCTCGCCGTAGTTCTTCAGGTAGGCGAGGTTCTCGTTGTTGAAGACCCGCTTGAGGTCGTAGGCGTAGCGGAACTCCTGGACGTCGCCGGTGCCGGTGTACTCGCCGGGCTGGACGGCCTCGCCCGCGCCGTAGATGGCCTCCTGCTTCCAGTACACGCCGGGGTTGGAGAGCCGGGACTTGATGTTCGCCAGGTCGGCGGCCGGCATGTGCTTGGCCGCGTCGATGCGGAAGCCGTCGACCCCGAGGGAGAGCAGGTCGTTGAGGTATCCGGCGATGGCACCGCGGACGTAGTTCTCGCCGGTGTCGAGGTCGGCGAGACCGACCAGTTCGCAGTTCTGGACGTTCCCGCGGTCCTGGTAGTTGGTGATCTGCGAGGTGCAGTTGTCGAAGTCGGGCGACGAGTACAGGCCCGGGTAGTTGTACTTGGTGTACGAGGAGCCGCCGGTACCGGTGCCGTTGCCCGCGGCCATGTGGTT
Coding sequences within it:
- a CDS encoding alpha-amylase, translating into MARRTLAGVAALAVASVVMTPTVAQAAPPGNKDVTAVLFEWNFNSVARECTTTLGPAGYGSVQVSPPAEHIQGSQWWTSYQPVSYKIAGRLGDRTAFRNMVNTCHAAGVKVVADAVINHMAAGNGTGTGGSSYTKYNYPGLYSSPDFDNCTSQITNYQDRGNVQNCELVGLADLDTGENYVRGAIAGYLNDLLSLGVDGFRIDAAKHMPAADLANIKSRLSNPGVYWKQEAIYGAGEAVQPGEYTGTGDVQEFRYAYDLKRVFNNENLAYLKNYGEGWGYMNSSVSGVFVDNHDTERNGSTLNYKDGANYTLANVFMLAWPYGSPDINSGYEFSDHDAGPPSGGQVNACWQNGWKCQHAWPEIKSMVAFRNTTRGQAVTNWWDNGNDAIAFGRGNKGFVAINHESGSLTRTYQTSLPSGTYCNVQNNTPVTVNGSGQLTATLGSNSALAVYAGKSSC